DNA from Branchiostoma floridae strain S238N-H82 chromosome 15, Bfl_VNyyK, whole genome shotgun sequence:
ggtaacaccatagactgcagtctaatacaataatagaaaaatgttcgcggtggatttaagttcgtggtgaagtggtcaccgtgaaaaccgcgaacattaatccaccgcaaacatttctgcatttacagtaacttgtcCGCACTTCATACTTAGATGCTGTAAAAAATTCAAGATTCAGATACCGGTATTCAGATggtggaattgctgttgttacaatttttttatgaagacGGCTATCCTACGGGTATctgggtgatatggaatacaccgtgttgtattctttaCATACGAGTATGCCCACTTCTAATCCAACTGCCATTttagagtacatgtatacatgagGAATATTAATTTATGATAAAGGATTGGTATAaacaatgtacatttatatacTGTGATCTTTGTTCTGATCATTTCCTTTGTGTCACACTACAGGTCATCTGTGTCTGCTTGGTCATCAGGAACAGGTATGTTAGGTCATCATGGTTAATTTGGCAGTTATATTTGTCGCTCAAAAATTTATTCTTCTACAGAATCAAAAGATAACTTGAAACACATGAATAATTAACAGTTTTAtcgacattttgtttttcaaaatttctttcttCCCCCAAATCAATGTTACTCAGTAGGAGTTCAGTAATCTCATGAGCAGAGACTTTTTCTTTAGACAGATAAATTTGAACAAAGAAGGAATTAAAATTATACACACCTAAACTTGCACACTTTGCTTTGCCACTTTGCCACTTGCCgatgcaaattcttttgagcTAGCGGCCTGAGTTTGCACCCACGTCTTCACATGACTGGGAAAGAGTCGCATTGTCATTTCGGATGGGGATGTAAATCTGGCAGCcctgtgtatgagggagcttaaggtggtatctcactgcacttggggcaccggtgctgCACTGCGGGGTCAAAAGATTTCAGAAATAGAGAACAAATACtcctacattttgtgtattttgttgtcttctaagtcatgcttttactTATCACGTAGTatctaaattgtaaaaaaatctgCAAAAATAACGAAACAGTGCCGAAGTGCATGAACtccgcagtgccacaccagtgccccaagtacagtgagataccacatttagaCGTTAACCCAGGTCCCATCCCTCcgtcccaggatggaaatttgtttgttgggacagaaaataatatTGGTTAGCCTGAATCATCAAACCTCTGCACCTAAACAAGacagcttctgaaaaaagctgcctggtgcgtattttggaaaaagcctggatgttaaacaaaatcacatgaaaaaaagagtttttaaacatcgaaatACTGaagtcttctattaaaaaaacattacatgaaatttgtctaacaaagaaaacaaaaattgttacaagtggggttcgaacccacgaaccacggctgcaaaagcaaatcgctatatcCACCCTGCGCGTAGACCGCTAGGCCACGCAAGCTGATTGCGTAATCGTGCGTACAGAAGGGCTATAAGaagagtttggttaaattgatTGATCCAACGGTTGAAGGGTTGAAGGGTTGAAGGGTTGGACGATTGAACCAACTGCTTCTCTGGGCACAAACCCGGTGCAATGCACCGcgggaaaaaaatgacaaacttATGGACAAGAGCATGGGTGACCCGGTGTGCTCCATCAAAAACGCAAGCAGTAGCAACGCTGCATTGTACTGCCACACTAGCTACTTGATAACACATCATACTTCGTCGTTAATTGATGATGACTGCTTAACATGTTTTATGAACAGTGTATGAAATAATCCCCTCCCCCCAGGTGGCGCAGGTGTGGGTGGGGCTCTCTCGTACGCCGGTCTTCTGCAGATCGGAGTCTCAGCCAGGAACTCCCTTCTTATCATGCTCGTTGTGCCTTTCACTCTGTCTATTAGGTAAACAACTTGCTCTTTAAATGTTTGCATTTAATCttagatttaaagaaaaatgtttttttatgataCTGTTAGAAGTACCTTTAGTTAATgaatgaaattgttttctttaacaATTCTAACTTTTATCGTTTTTGTCACAGGCAGTCTGtttattttgttacatgtacaatgggtAGGAAATGTATTTCATTGGGGAAAGTACAAATTGTTGTGATGTATGTGAAACTTGATAGATTAAAGACATGTGTTAAGCATGCATGACACCATAAAACCCTTTCTTTGTTGAAAATTGTATCTTTCTGATAGGTCCAGGTCAtatcaagtacatttgtacaacaataatatacaaaattatTGCATGTCATGTATATAGATTGTGAAACGAGTTGGAAGAAATTTTTTTATGAAGAACATAAATTGACCAACACTAGGGAAAAAATTAGGGCTTACCCAAattttaccttaagaaattctATTATATTTGTACAAAAATCCGTACGTATTTCAGAAAGTACCAGAATTGATGATATCttgcaaattttgaaaaatagggtaaaaaaataacaacagtatacTAAAGTCAGTCACATGTGAATCTATCCACAGCTTTTGGTTAATTCTTGAGAAAAGATGGGCCAAAGCTGTTATCTCCAGTCCAGTGGCAGACAGAGCACCTTTGTTATCTGAGTCTGATGGCAGACCACCTCCAGCAAGACAGTCAGgtaagaagaagaacacatacTCAACAATTTCTGATACTTgatatgaccccctcctgcaaatgtggtgtcttcctgacgtcactgctggagatagaaatgataattctgtgaacaaggtcgatgGAGACCGAAAATTTAAGTCCCTACAGTTAGtacagtgttggaaagaaagtttagcaatttttctataatgcattctaccaacacagataaacttttatgctaagacatattcaataaatttctgaaaatgtcaATTTATATAGAATTATGCCGTGTCTATTGTTTAAATGCTTGCAAAATCTATGCCAAATGCTAAGAAGTAACTTAAAGaagcttcttcttctttcagtgCCCTCAATCTTAAAGAAGATTATTATGGCACAAATAATACCAGCTATACTGGTATTCAAATTACCAGGCCATGACTTTTAAAAGCAactttgatgttttcttttcaggtcCAAATCTTTCTCTTGCACAAAAGTTTCAACTTGTAAAGGTAAAGTACTATTAGTGAATGattgtacagtattttgtaATAGTTAGGTCAGACATTTAGTAATAGTTGGTCAAGACAGGGAAGAACtgacgctaaaccggatagtgagtgactGTGAGTGATACTGTGTGTACTATAAAAACTTGTTATATGCCATTTGTTTTTCAATTAGCTAGATATAGCGTTAGTCCCCTTTATCCGTgtggtaatctatatccgttttATTCAAagcggggtatttagggatatcaattccACAGACAGAGGTCtcaataaattttcaaaatattggtGTTTAGACTAAAATCACTGTTGCAATTGNNNNNNNNNNNNNNNNNNNNNNNNNNNNNNNNNNNNNNNNNNNNNNNNNNNNNNNNNNNNNNNNNNNNNNNNNNNNNNNNNNNNNNNNNNNNNNNNNNNNATTATGACGGGTGAAATCCTAAAACCGGACAAATCCGGCTTTGCAGTGGAGTTAAGTAAaaacttgaggtttgaaatgaaGGTAAATGTTTTCAAGATGTCGATAAAATTACTTCCCCCAATAACTTGATAAATCAGTGCTTAAACAATGCTGTCAATACAAATACTTATCTTACTTATACAAGGTTATAAGAAAGGAAGAACATTCAGGGAAATGTCTCTAAGTTTGGTTCAAAAGGACCGCCCTCCCCACTTGCATACTGATGACCATACATTAGTGACATCTAGCGATCCATATGAAAAGTGCACCCCCGTGTTACAACTACTGCAGTTCAAAACTATATCGCTATCACTAGCTGGCGCCAATGTCGAAGCAAGGGTCGACCCAGCGAAATCTTATTTGTCTGGGCTCTTTCTAGTCCGTTCTGCTCAATATTTACGCGTTTTGATTTCAAAATCATCGGTCTGGATTAGGCCAGTGCCAGGGCATGGATACGCTGATTGTTGGAAATTCTATGAATGTTTTTGCTAATGAAATATCAGCTGAATACCAGATAGCGTTTTTGACttgagttgtgcaggtattccTATTGTCAACCTGCACATATAATACAATTAAAAACAATGTACCAGGTACATCCACAGTACAAGTGTATTGTACAATCTAGCTGCTTTCCATAGATTCGAAGCTCACGCCAACTTGTTACAAATACAATTCGTCAATAAAATGGGACAAAAAAGCAACAACGGGACCAAAGTTTTCCTGTATATTCCAAGATATTTCCCATTACTTACAGACACCACGCTTGAGCCAGCTTACTTCAAATGAAAACTGTCACTGTCATTTTTGGAAAAATGACAGTGACAACCTATTTCACACCGAGACTCATCTATTTCATATAAGTCTTTATAAAAACAATTTAATACGCTATGATATTATCAGCTGATATAATGAACTTGATAAAAATACAAGATACTTTGTCGTTGCTTACAATTCTATTCCTCGAGCTATCAATCAAAGTTATTTTATGCCTCACTATACGCCAACTGAGTCCTTACAGTACAATACAAACTCTCTCCCTTAGCATAAATAGAAGTAACATATTCTACTAAGACACCACAGAAGCTTCATCCGAATAACAGCTTTGTCTACTGTAACTTGATTATGTCAAAACTCTTAAATGTAATTATATACATCATTATGGTACATAACACAACGTAacatatgataataataatagtaatgataataacaataatgataaatgGTTTATGTAACATTGATATCACTCTTGGATATTTACATGGGTACAATTATCGTACGCATTACTACACAGAATAAAGGGTTGAAAAGTGGGAAATTATTGCATTCTATTACTTACAATAAGGTTAAAATCTAATAAAGTAAATGATGATTACCAAAATTACACTTTAGAATATTGCACGTCGATATGATGCAGCATTGATACGCTGATCAAAAAGCAATTACATTTCAATAAGAAATAAACTGCATTCTAAATTCTGCAAACTTTAAACATATGCTTCTTAGATGCTTTCCTACAGACCAATATTTTAGCTTCAAATGCTATTGGTTATCCTATATAATAGGGTATAAtatgatatgttatgatatgatatgatgtggCTTGGTGCTGTCATAGGCTGGACAAGATATAAGGACGAAGTGTTGTGGCCTACCATGGACGTCATTAGGTCTCCCTTTCTTCACAATCAATGCACTgaaagttctttttttaaattacagACCGTTTAcagaaaaaatgatgatatcAATTGTATGACTTTCTAGTTCAGATCAAAACTGGCGTTCTACCGTTCATCTAAGTCTTCAAAAACTGTCCTCAGCCTCTTCATCACGTTAACCTTAAGCTCATCATACCCAGGCCCAGAAATGGACGTGTTGTCAGAATCATCCTGCCTTGCCTTCTTCTTTGGCTTCAGTTTTTGCAGTTGATATTTGAAAAACCCTTTCAGATCGTAGTCAGTTTTCTCTAACTGTTCATCGTCCTTTGCGCTATGATAAGACTCGTCAATGATGGCCACAAAGAAACCAATCAGACAGATATTGAAGacgaaaacaaacagaaacagaatGAAAGTTCCCAGATTGCCAGTAGTAGTAGAGATTTCGTCATAGTTGATGTCACCAGCTATGATGGTCACCATCGCCTCGAATGTCCGAGCAAAGGAACTGTAGGAGAGCATGCGCAGACCAAACGTCAGATGAAGCAGAATGGCGAAGGCGAAGAAGTAGAGGAAGAACATGGCGGAAAAGCCTGAGAGCGGCCCGACGCTGCGCTTGAGGGTGTGGATGAGGAGAGACGCGCGATGGTTGAAGCGCAGCAGGTGCGTCATCTTGAGAGTGACGCTACACAGCAGGGTGGCGATGACGTAAGTGTAGACCTGGTCCCAGACGGCCGCGCGTTTGTAGTTCACGAACCGTCCCGAGAGACCAGAGTTCTCACCAAAGCTTGCCGCGGtgttattttccattttactgGCTACGTCTTCCAGAACGGCCTCAGAGTAGAAGAAGGTGGCGACTCCCGCCAGGGCCTGCAGGATGATGATCAGTTCCACCCAGTTCCAGAAGTCCATGATGTACAGGGCTCCGCTGTTGTAGGCCTTTCGCCCTGCAAGAAGCAAACCCAACAGAAAAAGTATATTTGACGTGTTCAAAATTTCTTAGAACTATTGTAGTGCAGAACTTCCTCACTCGATAACATAAACAACGTGTAGCAGCAGACACGGGTATAGACTAGTACATAAGACATTGGGCTGCTTTATGGAGTTTATTAGAAAAGAGTCACAGGATATATAATGATTATcatcaagacaaaaaaaaatttcctttAGACAAATGATGCTTTGCATAATGCTTGGTTTTCTTGGCTCTCAAGGTCGACATCTGAACAGAAACTCTCATTTGTGATTCTCGGTTAAATTTCAAAAGCATACCAACCTTCTTTTATGGCGAAGACCAAAGCAAAAATGGCGAGCGCAGAAATGTAGAGGAGCGCCATCCAGACCTCCCAGCCGCCGTGGAAGCGGTAGAGGCGGACCGTGTGGACCTCCCAGCGCGGGAAGCCGGCCCCGATAGCCGTGAACTCCACCAGCAGGGTCACGATGGAGAACAGGTTGGAGTCGGGCGAGTACAGGGTCACATCGGTGAAGACCGCTCGGGTTgctgaacaaacaaaataaacataacCATGGCAATCAGAAAATAATCCACAAGGCTAGAGACAACTGTTTTATAGACCAGGATTAGGCCAAGGTAATAGAGAGACAACGGAAGTATACAATGGATCAATGTGGTTGTCTGGATAAAACAAGTGATGAACCGagacgagggggatacaaaGTTAGCCACGTTCAAGTTTAGGATTGTGTTCTCGTCGCAAAGCAACGGCTACATATTTGACGGCTACATATAGGGACGAGAAACAGCAGTCTTGTCAAACGCTGTGGCATTATTGTAACTTCTGATCATATGGGATATTAACAAATTGATGCGCAAGATGATTGGATACCTCTGTCAATCCAGCCTTGGCTCTTCAAATCCTCGATTATCTGTGATGCGTTGTTGGACGTGTCGGCTACGTAGCCTCCACCGAAATACACACCGTGGTCTGCCGCATAGGGCAATTCTggaacataaaacaaaaaatcaTTGCAGAAGAAACAGATCTACATCTGGAAAGACAGTCCTGTCATTACGGTCGTGTGGCCCATTGGATACACCCGCAAGTGTTGTTCTTGGATGGGACGACTGGTTGTCTTTTCATCACCTCTTTCTCAAAAACACGCTGTGGTCTATTGCATACGGCAGTTCTTTTGTGTCCACACTAGGAGAAATCTCAAGGAAAAAATTTGTTTAAGCTGTTAAAGGAGACTTTATGGGTGAATCACCacaaatgcatttacgttttgTTATGAAGAGCACAGTGTTGAAGCCTTTCATTGGCAAATGTCATTTGATTACCCTAACGTTTATGCAGCATAGCTGAATACCAttggaaaacaaatattgacTTAGGTTGGACGATTACCTTGTAGATCTTCAGACGACCGGTACCTCCACGGACTTGTGCTGTTCTGCTCTGCTGTCTCAGCGGTGCCGTTGGTCCCGTTGAAAGTGGTGATGTTGACTGTGGGCAGCGGCAACCAGCCTTCTCCGTACTGCCCTTCGTCCTGACTGAGGTAGTTATAACGTCTGTCGCACCCGGATGTCTGGTTCCCTGGTGAAACTGTCGTCAGGCAGGCGGGATCTGAGTAGGGTTTTGATAAACTcgtttcagtatatcttaagaTATACTATCTACTGTGAATTGGTtggaattatatatatatatatatagtgaccTACCAAGCTTGACTCTAGCCTGGCGGAGCCGGATCGGCCCTACACGGTAGACAGGCGGGTCCGGGAGGGCTGAAGTGGCGTCTGGGTAAAGAACTGGGACGGCTGCATCTTCCAGCCAGGTCCAGTAGGATTCGGTATCAACCACCTAATGTGGTGATGAAAACAGTTAGGGGACAAAACAGTTAGAGGATCATTTAATGAAGTCTACAGTATAGGAACACATTGATCAATCGATATCGGCATCATCAACGGTTTAATGATGATAAGACAACATTACACAAGAAGCATTTTAAAAATAAGAAAACGTTATCTGACGATGGCTTAAACAGGACATTCTGGTCAGCCGGTTTTGACATCATCATTAAAATGGTCATAGGTTTGAAGCAAGAAAGTCAGTTTCTGTTCAAACATTATAGCAGATAACTTGACAAGATGTAGATTAGTACTTACTTCCTCGAAAGACATCTCCTCGTTGTGTACAACAAGTCGCTGAACCTCCTTGGACATATGAAAGGCCAGGTGATTCTTCTGTCCGTACGCAGCCAGCATGACCACGGCCAGGAAAAGGGCGTAAACAGCCACTTCCTTCAGAATGTTCCTCAGCTTCCTCCGCCGGACGGCAATCCTGCGGGCCTCAGCTAGGTCCGGGGAGTCGTGTGGTGCCGGGACAGGTGGACTCTGAAATGGAACATAGATTCATGGTAACAACCGAGCAAGTCCGTAGTATACTCCTTTCATGCTATTGATTTTTTTCGCTGAAGAAAAAGTCTTAAAGTCTGTGATGGCGCATTTTCTATGTCGAAGACGTACAGTACATGGCTTTGGATTTGCAAAATGACAGATGATGACGGACAGTCGACTCGGGGTTACTAATTTTCCCTTTCAAGAAAACGCTTACTGAGTGACCTACTGGTGTCCTTGCACTGTCAAGAGTTGACTCTGAAATGTGTGGATGGAAGTCATTACCTGCTTTTGGTCTGCAACCATCTCCTCATACTTCTTGACGTCAGACCTCTTCACTTCGTCTTCTTTGTTTGCTTTCTGAAACAACATACAAAAACGTTAGGACGATACGAGAAGCCTGTATGGATACACATGGGGAATGGTCTACTGATTATTGCTTGCCTTTGTTGATTTTCGGCTAGGATTGTTAGTAAAGGTGAAAGAAAAGACCTTCCAAACCATGGCTAATAGCGCTGCCATTACGTGTACTTACATCTTAGGAAACCATGTTATATAAAAGGCATCACATATTAATGGGTAATATGACAACACCTTGAAAAAGACGGCGAACAGCGCCGCCATGGCGAGGATCTTGACAGGCTGGAGGAGGATGAGGTCGGAGAGGAATGACGTCAGGAAGATGAGCAGCCAGGCTTCTGTCTTCTCCCGCCCGAACTCAAACGTGTACAGCATGACGAAGAACGCGGCGGTGTTGGTGGTGACGAACACCAGGATGAAGCCTGGGGAGGTGGTTGGAAACATTAGAGGTTATTAGAAGTGGCTGCAGTATAGGATCGTGTATTGCTTAAGAAATACAGTTGGTATGGTTATTCTGACTGGATTGTGACAGATTGGATCAACCCCAAAGATCTTAAAGGTAATTCTTGATTAACTGAAAGATAAAACTGGTTCCAGGCAGCGCGTTGCGTTGCCATGTATAATATATCATTGACTCAAACTCGTTGTAAACTCCCTTAAGTTATCGTTAGATTTCTGTGATCTATAGTATAAAACATAAATAAGTGTCACAAGTGTTATTTACCAATATAGGCAAACCACCACGGCAGCAGCCCGGGTGTGGCGTTCTCGGGATCATCCAGTACAGCGTACTTCTCATTTACCTCTGGAATTGTTAATGACATGACAGAAATTTCTTATATTATTGGTAATCGATATTGCGCAAGTATAAGTAAGGAATTGATGGGACAAGACCCATCTGACAACATACTAATGTTTCACACAATGTCGCCTTTCATACGCGAAAGTCTTTTTGGTCAATTGTACACCTAAATATCTCGTTCGGTCGTTCCTGTCTTTGCACGGTAACTGCCTGTTAGGAGTTTTATTCAATGTGGTGATTTTATGCCAACGAAAAACTCATACATtacaacaaaataactcataCATTAATCAATCTACATGTTCTCTAGGTAGTACAAGCACATTGTGTAAGTTTGTTCATTCGCCTGTAGGATTCACCTTGAGATTTGATCTGTCCTGGGGAAGTCAGTTCAATGACGTCATCTCGCCTGGCCTGTTCTGCAGAATTTCGACGAACCTAGAACGGTGATAAAAATGAGGATACGCTAATAGCACCAAATTGCTTCCGGTATTGAAAGGGTACAATATATATTTCAGTCTAATTCATTGTCATTCAAAGGTAGAGAATTTAAGAAAGAATCAACAATGGACGCTTTGGTGGACGAGAAAACTGACTTATTTTCGGAACAAAAGGACAACTATTGCACATACCTGTTCTGGCAATGATGGCGGGGCATTCATTAGGTATATGTCAATGCTTGACAGTGTCTTGGAAGTTggaatgttgtgttttccagAAGGTTGTTTCGTAGTGACAACTTTGTCGTTCTTGACGGGACGGTTGTCGGTAGAAGTTTCTAAACgtaaatgatgataataattaaAAATGGTACCGTATCTACTTTTTTAGTAAACGATAATGGTGAAATGTAAGGGAAAAAAGATGTACCTAAAAAAGCTTCTCCATGATAATTCTTTTATCCTACCTTTTTTAACTGGACGTTGTTTAACGTTCCGGAATATCCAAATGATGATGGCGTTGATGGGAAACACCACCGCGGCGCTTTGGAGACCGATCAGGATCTGTTTAGATGGGAAACATCACAGTAGATATTTTAGGAACTTCAAGTTTATCTTTTAGGAATCCTAAATTTATCATGGAAATTCCATACCAAAGCAGCCATTCCTTCCTTGTCTATTCCGCCTACGTGTCTAGACCAGAAACCGGCCCCAAGGGGCTCCACTACCTGATGTTACTTTATATTTTTACGTTTCTGTGCCTCTAGCATCTGCCCTTTAGCACCTTGTGGTCTATGCT
Protein-coding regions in this window:
- the LOC118431607 gene encoding polycystic kidney disease protein 1-like 2, with protein sequence MSLTIPEVNEKYAVLDDPENATPGLLPWWFAYIGFILVFVTTNTAAFFVMLYTFEFGREKTEAWLLIFLTSFLSDLILLQPVKILAMAALFAVFFKKANKEDEVKRSDVKKYEEMVADQKQSPPVPAPHDSPDLAEARRIAVRRRKLRNILKEVAVYALFLAVVMLAAYGQKNHLAFHMSKEVQRLVVHNEEMSFEEVVDTESYWTWLEDAAVPVLYPDATSALPDPPVYRVGPIRLRQARVKLDPACLTTVSPGNQTSGCDRRYNYLSQDEGQYGEGWLPLPTVNITTFNGTNGTAETAEQNSTSPWRYRSSEDLQELPYAADHGVYFGGGYVADTSNNASQIIEDLKSQGWIDRATRAVFTDVTLYSPDSNLFSIVTLLVEFTAIGAGFPRWEVHTVRLYRFHGGWEVWMALLYISALAIFALVFAIKEGRKAYNSGALYIMDFWNWVELIIILQALAGVATFFYSEAVLEDVASKMENNTAASFGENSGLSGRFVNYKRAAVWDQVYTYVIATLLCSVTLKMTHLLRFNHRASLLIHTLKRSVGPLSGFSAMFFLYFFAFAILLHLTFGLRMLSYSSFARTFEAMVTIIAGDINYDEISTTTGNLGTFILFLFVFVFNICLIGFFVAIIDESYHSAKDDEQLEKTDYDLKGFFKYQLQKLKPKKKARQDDSDNTSISGPGYDELKVNVMKRLRTVFEDLDER